Proteins from a genomic interval of Inquilinus sp. Marseille-Q2685:
- a CDS encoding GNAT family N-acetyltransferase, which translates to MDAIPIPQPGTTFLSYASTRAPVTTSRQGDSLTVRQAGAAPLTLRLTEGRLSVTGAGSGDAALRGVCAAIEAAFGWHPGWERLTLDLGDGATELADVLRRRGVAVETADAPLTVLPELFMQQADLWHGRPDLPAFPQRHVMTDGKRHPQRPPKPQGIVYARWIPWLEQTIAFRAATVEDDLGHLHKWMNDPRVAAFWNEDGDLEKHRRYLSGLIADPHMVPLIATFDGVPFAYFEIYWARENRLAPFYDVQDYDRGWHVVVGEDAYRGRAFISAWLPSLTHYMLLDDCRTQRIVGEPAAAHHQQIRNLETSGFVRIKTFDFPHKRAALVMLLRERFFFDRLWLPAAPAAQPVLSR; encoded by the coding sequence ATGGACGCCATACCCATTCCGCAGCCCGGCACGACCTTCCTGTCCTATGCCTCCACCCGGGCTCCCGTGACGACGTCGCGCCAGGGCGATTCGCTGACGGTGCGGCAGGCCGGCGCCGCGCCGCTGACGCTCCGGCTGACCGAAGGGCGGCTGTCGGTGACCGGCGCCGGATCGGGCGATGCCGCCCTGCGCGGCGTGTGCGCCGCCATCGAGGCCGCCTTCGGCTGGCATCCCGGGTGGGAGCGGCTGACGCTCGACCTTGGCGACGGCGCCACGGAGCTGGCCGACGTACTGCGCCGCCGCGGGGTCGCGGTCGAGACGGCCGATGCCCCGCTGACCGTGCTGCCGGAGCTGTTCATGCAGCAGGCCGACCTCTGGCACGGCCGGCCCGACCTGCCCGCCTTCCCGCAGCGCCATGTGATGACGGACGGCAAGCGCCACCCGCAGCGGCCGCCGAAGCCGCAGGGGATAGTCTATGCCCGCTGGATCCCGTGGCTGGAGCAGACCATCGCCTTCCGCGCCGCCACGGTGGAGGACGATCTCGGCCATCTGCACAAATGGATGAACGATCCGCGGGTCGCCGCCTTCTGGAACGAGGACGGCGATCTGGAGAAGCATCGCCGCTACCTGTCCGGGCTGATCGCCGACCCGCACATGGTGCCGCTGATCGCCACCTTCGACGGCGTGCCCTTCGCCTATTTCGAGATCTACTGGGCCCGCGAGAACCGGCTGGCGCCGTTCTACGACGTCCAGGACTACGACCGTGGCTGGCATGTCGTGGTCGGCGAGGACGCCTATCGCGGCCGCGCCTTCATCAGCGCCTGGCTGCCCTCGCTGACGCATTACATGCTGCTCGACGACTGCCGCACCCAGCGCATCGTCGGCGAGCCTGCGGCGGCACACCACCAGCAGATCCGAAACCTCGAGACCTCCGGCTTCGTGCGGATCAAGACCTTCGACTTCCCGCACAAGCGTGCGGCGCTGGTGATGCTGCTGCGCGAGCGCTTCTTCTTCGACCGGCTGTGGCTGCCGGCCGCCCCCGCCGCCCAGCCGGTGCTGAGCCGATGA
- a CDS encoding lysine N(6)-hydroxylase/L-ornithine N(5)-oxygenase family protein yields the protein MSQDAIHDVIGVGFGPSNLALAIALDEALRQRGAALSHHFIERQPGFTWHGGMLLPDSDMQISFLKDLVSLRDPTSPLTFVNYLHQKGRLEAFINRKTFFPSRVEFNDYLSWAAARFAEHCSYGEEVTAVEPETAQGIVTGLRVRSRTALGSETVRRTHNLVVATGGNPRIPAAFARLRGESRVFHSSGYLDRIHGLGLARRPSARVAVIGGGQSAAEITLDLHGRFPQLGIDLLFRGHALKPADDTPFVNEIFNPGFTDYVFGQGEAQRDAIIREFRNTNYAVVDADPIERIYGILYQQKVQGAARLSLCGRCEVTEAEAGPETVELTVRDGFAGIAARRGYDAVVLATGYDRDGGRRLLSALAPWIEDFTGDRDYRLRTRPEFRPQIHLQGQSETSHGLSDTLLSVLAVRSQEIAESLLAAKRRRGIPPDLHAPAPLRRLAVNDD from the coding sequence ATGAGCCAGGACGCGATCCACGACGTCATCGGCGTCGGCTTCGGCCCGTCGAACCTGGCCCTGGCCATCGCGCTGGACGAGGCGCTGCGCCAGCGCGGCGCGGCGCTGAGCCATCATTTCATCGAGAGGCAGCCCGGCTTCACCTGGCACGGCGGCATGCTGCTGCCGGACAGCGACATGCAGATCTCCTTCCTCAAGGACCTGGTGTCGCTGCGGGACCCGACCAGCCCGCTGACCTTCGTCAACTATCTGCACCAGAAGGGCCGGCTGGAGGCCTTCATCAACCGCAAGACCTTCTTTCCCAGCCGGGTCGAGTTCAACGACTATCTCAGCTGGGCCGCCGCGCGCTTTGCCGAGCATTGCAGCTACGGCGAGGAGGTGACGGCGGTCGAGCCGGAGACGGCGCAGGGCATCGTCACCGGCCTGCGCGTGCGCTCGCGCACCGCCTTGGGCAGCGAGACCGTGCGGCGGACGCACAACCTGGTCGTCGCCACCGGCGGCAATCCGCGCATCCCGGCTGCCTTCGCCAGGCTCCGCGGCGAATCGCGGGTCTTCCATTCCTCCGGCTATCTCGACCGCATCCATGGGCTGGGCCTGGCGCGCCGCCCCTCCGCCCGGGTGGCGGTGATCGGCGGCGGCCAAAGCGCGGCGGAGATCACGCTCGACCTGCATGGCCGGTTCCCGCAGCTCGGCATCGACCTGCTCTTCCGCGGCCATGCGCTGAAGCCGGCCGACGACACCCCCTTCGTCAACGAGATCTTCAATCCCGGCTTCACCGACTACGTCTTCGGCCAGGGAGAGGCGCAGCGGGACGCGATCATCCGCGAGTTCCGCAACACCAATTACGCGGTGGTCGATGCCGACCCGATCGAGCGGATCTACGGCATCCTGTACCAGCAGAAGGTCCAGGGCGCGGCGCGGCTGTCGCTGTGCGGGCGCTGCGAGGTGACCGAGGCCGAGGCGGGCCCGGAGACGGTCGAGCTGACGGTGCGCGACGGCTTCGCCGGCATCGCTGCACGGCGCGGCTACGACGCCGTGGTGCTGGCGACCGGCTACGACCGCGACGGCGGGCGCCGCCTGCTGTCGGCGCTGGCCCCCTGGATCGAGGATTTCACGGGCGACCGCGACTACCGGCTGCGCACCCGGCCCGAGTTCCGGCCGCAGATCCACCTGCAGGGCCAGTCCGAGACCTCGCACGGGCTCAGCGACACGTTGCTCTCGGTGCTGGCGGTGCGGTCGCAGGAGATCGCGGAATCGCTGCTGGCGGCCAAGCGTCGGCGCGGTATCCCGCCCGACCTGCACGCCCCCGCCCCGCTGCGCCGCCTGGCTGTCAACGACGACTGA
- the hmgA gene encoding homogentisate 1,2-dioxygenase — translation MTLRYMPGFGNDFETEALAGALPQGQNSPQRCAYGLYAEQLSGSPFTAPRGTNERSWLYRLRPSVKHVGRFREIELPHWKTAPHVVRHGLPLGQLRWDPTPIPDERLTFLTGMRTMTTAGDVFTQAGMAAHVYLVTESMVDEVFYDADGELLIVPQQGSLRLVTELGIIEIGPAEIAVIPRGMKLRVELVDGPSRGYVCENYGAKFTLPDRGPIGANCLANPRDFKTPVAAFEEKDGPHRVVVKWCGGFHETTIDHSPLDVVAWHGNYAPYKYDLRTYSPVGAISFDHPDPSIFTVLTAPSGEEGTANVDFVIFPERWLVAEHSFRPPWYHMNIMSEFMGLIYGRYDAKEEGFLPGGMSLHNCMLPHGPDTDAFAKASTAELKPVKLTGTLAFMFETRFPQQLTRYAAELPTLQDDYPACWSGLEKNFDKTNREGTGR, via the coding sequence ATGACGCTCCGCTACATGCCGGGATTCGGCAACGATTTCGAGACCGAGGCCCTGGCCGGCGCCCTGCCCCAGGGCCAGAACTCGCCGCAGCGCTGCGCCTACGGGCTGTATGCCGAGCAGCTCTCCGGCTCGCCCTTCACCGCGCCGCGCGGCACCAATGAGCGGTCCTGGCTGTACCGGCTGCGGCCCTCGGTCAAGCATGTCGGCCGGTTCCGGGAGATCGAGCTGCCGCATTGGAAGACGGCGCCCCACGTGGTCCGCCACGGGCTGCCGCTGGGCCAGCTGCGCTGGGATCCGACGCCGATCCCGGACGAGAGGCTGACCTTCCTGACCGGAATGCGGACCATGACCACGGCGGGGGACGTGTTCACCCAGGCCGGCATGGCCGCGCATGTCTACCTGGTCACCGAATCGATGGTCGACGAGGTGTTCTACGACGCCGACGGCGAGCTCCTGATCGTGCCGCAGCAGGGCTCGCTGCGGCTGGTCACCGAACTCGGCATCATCGAGATCGGCCCGGCCGAGATCGCGGTGATCCCGCGCGGCATGAAGCTGCGGGTGGAGCTGGTGGACGGCCCGTCGCGCGGCTATGTCTGCGAGAATTACGGCGCCAAGTTCACCCTGCCGGACCGCGGCCCGATCGGCGCCAACTGCCTGGCCAATCCGCGCGACTTCAAGACCCCGGTCGCAGCCTTCGAGGAGAAGGACGGGCCGCACCGCGTCGTCGTCAAATGGTGCGGCGGCTTCCACGAGACCACGATCGACCACTCGCCGCTCGATGTCGTCGCCTGGCACGGCAACTACGCGCCGTACAAATACGACCTGCGCACCTATTCGCCGGTCGGCGCGATCAGCTTCGACCACCCGGACCCGTCGATCTTCACCGTACTGACCGCGCCGTCCGGCGAGGAGGGCACGGCCAATGTCGACTTCGTGATCTTCCCCGAGCGCTGGCTGGTGGCCGAGCATTCCTTCCGGCCGCCCTGGTACCACATGAACATCATGTCGGAGTTCATGGGCCTGATCTACGGCCGCTACGATGCCAAGGAGGAGGGCTTCCTGCCCGGCGGCATGAGCCTGCACAACTGCATGCTGCCGCACGGCCCCGACACCGACGCCTTCGCCAAGGCCTCGACCGCCGAGCTGAAGCCGGTGAAGCTGACCGGCACCCTGGCCTTCATGTTCGAGACCCGCTTCCCGCAGCAGCTGACCCGCTATGCGGCGGAGCTGCCGACGTTGCAGGATGACTATCCGGCCTGCTGGAGCGGGCTGGAGAAGAACTTCGACAAGACAAATCGGGAAGGAACCGGCCGATGA
- a CDS encoding NAD(P)-dependent oxidoreductase, whose protein sequence is MRILVTGSRGLIGTEIMRRFAEAGHQPVPFDSAYEPGSPGHGDIRNLDQLRQAMAGCGGVVSLAAISRVITGERNPELCWDINVNGTEAVLKVALEQPADRRPWVVYASSREVYGDSATLPVPEDAPLEPVNIYGRSKAAAEAAVGRAREAGLATVIVRFSNVFGSIADHRDRVVPAFARAAATGGTISIEGAENTFDFTHVEDVGRGLSLLVERLNEGDRTLPPIHYVGGRAVSLGELAEMARAAALAPVEIRTAPPRNFDVAHFRGDPARAEALLGWRTEISVEEGLRRLIHAYAADAERQQPQIAASAPAK, encoded by the coding sequence ATGAGAATCCTCGTCACAGGCTCGCGCGGGCTGATCGGCACCGAGATCATGCGGCGCTTTGCCGAGGCCGGGCACCAGCCGGTTCCCTTCGACAGCGCCTATGAGCCCGGGTCGCCCGGCCATGGCGACATCCGGAACCTGGACCAGCTGCGGCAAGCCATGGCCGGATGCGGCGGCGTGGTGTCCCTCGCCGCAATCTCCCGCGTCATCACCGGCGAGCGCAACCCGGAGCTGTGCTGGGACATCAACGTCAACGGCACCGAGGCGGTGCTGAAGGTCGCGCTGGAGCAACCGGCCGACCGCCGCCCCTGGGTGGTCTATGCCAGCAGCCGCGAGGTCTATGGCGATTCGGCGACGCTGCCGGTGCCCGAGGATGCGCCGCTCGAACCCGTCAACATCTACGGCCGGTCCAAGGCCGCCGCCGAGGCCGCGGTCGGCCGCGCCCGCGAGGCCGGGTTGGCCACGGTGATCGTCCGCTTCTCCAACGTCTTCGGTTCCATTGCCGACCATCGCGACCGGGTGGTTCCGGCCTTCGCGCGGGCGGCCGCGACCGGCGGCACGATCTCGATCGAGGGCGCGGAGAACACCTTCGATTTCACCCATGTCGAGGATGTCGGCCGCGGCCTTTCCCTGCTGGTGGAGCGCCTGAACGAAGGCGACCGGACGCTGCCGCCGATCCACTATGTCGGTGGCCGGGCCGTGTCGCTGGGCGAACTGGCGGAGATGGCCCGGGCCGCCGCCCTGGCCCCGGTCGAGATCCGCACGGCGCCGCCCCGCAACTTCGATGTGGCGCATTTCCGGGGCGATCCGGCGCGGGCCGAGGCGCTGCTGGGTTGGCGGACCGAGATCTCGGTCGAGGAAGGGCTGCGCCGACTGATCCATGCCTATGCCGCCGATGCGGAGAGGCAGCAGCCCCAGATCGCTGCGAGCGCACCAGCGAAGTAG
- a CDS encoding MbtH family protein: MAFDRDDTVFHVVVNHEEQYSIWPDYKEIPAGWTAVGKTGPKPECLAYIAEVWTDMRPLSLRRHMDGPATADIPPADAAQ; this comes from the coding sequence ATGGCCTTCGATCGGGACGACACCGTCTTTCACGTCGTGGTCAACCACGAGGAGCAATATTCGATCTGGCCCGACTACAAGGAGATCCCCGCGGGTTGGACCGCCGTGGGCAAGACCGGCCCGAAGCCGGAATGCCTGGCCTATATCGCCGAGGTCTGGACCGACATGCGGCCGCTGTCGCTGCGCCGTCACATGGACGGCCCGGCCACCGCGGACATCCCCCCGGCCGACGCGGCGCAGTGA
- a CDS encoding fumarylacetoacetate hydrolase family protein: MKLASLRDGSRDGRLVVVSRDLTRCTAAGGIAPTLQRALDDWDHLRPRLEALAHDLELGAVPSERFREHDALSPLPRAYQWADGSAYVNHVELVRKARGAEMPESFWTDPLMYQGGSDAFLAPRDPIRMESEAWGIDLEGEVAVVTGDVPMGAGRDAAAEAIKLVMLVNDVSLRNLIPAELAKGFGFFQSKPSSAFSPVAVTPDELGDAWDGGRLHRPLLVELNGAPFGRADAGVDMTFDFPTLVAHAARTRPLGAGTIIGSGTVSNRDSDGGPGKPIAQGGLGYSCLAELRMVETILSGAPRTSFLRFGDTVRIEMKDAHGHSIFGAIEQTVEEAAG; this comes from the coding sequence ATGAAGCTCGCCAGCCTGAGGGACGGGTCGCGCGACGGGCGCCTCGTCGTGGTCTCACGCGACCTGACCCGCTGCACCGCAGCCGGGGGCATCGCCCCGACGCTGCAGCGCGCGCTCGACGATTGGGACCATCTGCGGCCGCGGCTGGAGGCGCTGGCGCACGACCTCGAGCTCGGCGCTGTACCGAGTGAAAGATTCCGCGAGCACGACGCCCTCTCCCCCCTGCCCCGCGCCTATCAATGGGCCGACGGCTCGGCCTATGTGAACCACGTCGAACTGGTGCGGAAGGCGCGCGGCGCCGAGATGCCCGAGAGCTTCTGGACCGACCCGCTGATGTACCAGGGCGGCTCCGACGCCTTCCTGGCGCCGCGCGACCCCATCCGGATGGAGAGCGAGGCCTGGGGCATCGACCTGGAGGGCGAGGTCGCGGTCGTCACCGGCGACGTGCCGATGGGCGCCGGCCGCGACGCCGCGGCCGAGGCCATCAAGCTGGTCATGCTGGTCAACGACGTCTCCCTCCGCAACCTGATCCCGGCGGAGCTGGCCAAGGGCTTCGGCTTCTTCCAGTCCAAGCCGTCCTCCGCCTTCTCGCCCGTGGCGGTGACGCCGGATGAGCTGGGCGACGCCTGGGACGGCGGAAGGCTGCACCGACCGCTGCTGGTCGAGCTGAACGGCGCCCCCTTCGGCCGGGCCGACGCCGGGGTCGACATGACCTTCGACTTCCCGACCCTGGTCGCCCATGCGGCGAGGACGCGGCCGCTCGGCGCCGGCACCATCATCGGCTCCGGCACCGTGTCGAACCGCGATTCGGATGGTGGGCCGGGCAAGCCGATCGCCCAGGGCGGCCTCGGCTACTCCTGCCTGGCCGAGCTGCGCATGGTCGAGACCATCCTGTCCGGCGCGCCCAGGACGTCCTTCCTCCGCTTCGGCGACACGGTGCGGATCGAGATGAAGGACGCCCATGGCCATTCCATCTTCGGCGCCATCGAGCAAACCGTCGAGGAAGCTGCCGGGTAA